Proteins found in one Alicyclobacillus cycloheptanicus genomic segment:
- a CDS encoding tRNA (cytidine(34)-2'-O)-methyltransferase yields the protein MHIVLVEPEIPANTGNISRTCAVTGCVLHLIRPLGFSTDDRQLKRAGLDYWHLLDVRYHDSIQELWALHPDARFFYVETQGKHLYTEVTYGPDDFLVFGKETKGLPPDILAANEETTVRIPIRDEARSLNLSNAVAIVAFEALRQNGFPGLR from the coding sequence GTGCACATTGTCCTAGTGGAACCTGAAATTCCGGCCAACACCGGCAACATCTCAAGAACCTGCGCGGTGACAGGCTGTGTCCTGCACTTGATTCGTCCGCTCGGTTTTTCGACAGACGACCGGCAGTTGAAGCGCGCAGGGCTCGATTATTGGCACTTGCTGGACGTCCGCTACCACGACTCGATTCAGGAATTGTGGGCGCTGCATCCGGACGCCCGTTTTTTCTACGTCGAGACGCAGGGCAAGCATCTCTACACGGAAGTGACATACGGCCCGGATGATTTTTTGGTGTTTGGGAAGGAAACCAAGGGGCTGCCGCCTGACATCCTGGCTGCCAACGAGGAGACGACTGTGCGCATCCCGATTCGCGACGAAGCCCGGTCGCTGAACCTGTCGAACGCGGTCGCGATTGTCGCCTTCGAAGCCTTGCGTCAAAACGGGTTTCCAGGCTTGCGCTAG